The genomic stretch aaataaaaatcagacaGATATTAATGAAATCATGTTTTTTGTGCAACCTGAATGATATGTTACATTTGCATGCTATTCGAAGAATAGATGTTGTTTCTCATGAGTCTATGAGGACGACGATCAAATAAATCCACCCTAAAAACCGGCTCGCTCCACACTTTATTCTCATTGtgttacgactttattctcgtgatcttagatttaaaacatttttttaggtGACTCTAAAACGTCATCGTATCTTTACCTCTCTGGAAGTCTTGGATTTATTTGGGTTTTGAGGCCTGATTTATCAACACTACAGACTGAATTTGAATTTtctatttgatttaaaaaaatttacaagaaTTCTCCATATTGTTGAATTGTAGCATGTTCACTGCACAGGTCATTTGCATTTAGAAACGCCCACAAAACTCCATATAAGGTCAAATACACAAAGGTCGAAATGAACTAGTAATGGCTAAAAAAAAGAGGCATGGAATTTTTCATGGGTGATTTGTCTCAATTCTGTCAATAAAAACCTtcaatattttacagtaaaatatcaataattataataggaaGACTAAAAAGTGTGCGCTAAGTTTCTGATAAAGTGCAGAGTGAAGTGATCATACCGAAGTATGTTCTACTGGGACAGAAGGTCACCGAGAATCCGTCTGGGTTTAAGGGCGCCACCATGACCGAGTACACATTACCACATGTGACCTCTGACACGTCGCACATGCTCTGTCCCGGGATGGGGCTGCACGTGTAGACCCGTCCTCCACCTGTCACCTGGGCCGTGAAGTTACTGAAGGAGTTTGAGGATGACCAGGACACACGCAGGGTATTATTGGAGCGTGTATAAAGACGGATTCTTGAAGGACAGCACTCACCTGGACACAGAGTTAGACAATTTTTAATTGGATTCTTTCTCGCTTAGATGCGATCCCATGGACTTAATCTATCATTATAACTTAATATAGCATTGTTACTGAAAAGAGTCGACCAACAAAACCAGGTAACTTACTGTAGGAGAATCCGCGGTACGTGCAGACTGATGTGTTTCCCCTGGAGTTGATGGCCTGTAATGAGACAGTGTAGTTTGTCCCACAAGTGATGCACCCCATCAGGCAACTGGTCTGTGTTGTGTGACATGTGGCATTGCCTTGCGACGAGGTCAGCGATGCTATAAAGTATTGAGCTCCTTGAGAAGTTGACCACATGACATTACTCATCGCCTGGCTTACTGGAAAGATGTTCAATGTGGCTGGACAGCATGGAGCTGGAGAGTGGAGAAGAGCCGGACAGTAGAGCTTTTTATGATAGTAAAGAACTCTAACGGCAGCAATCAGATTTTCAATGACAGGAGAAACATTTTACAACCTCCTCTTTGATCAGAGCAGAATGCACTAAAGCGTATATTACCATGTCTTTGCGGTTAATAGAACTACAAACTTTAATGGTGGCAGGAAGTTCTACCATGCACCATGGTTTTTTTCTGAATGTTGCTCAGAAAATCAGTTAATGCCACCACTGAAAAGGATTCTGTACCTGTGTGGTAGAACACGCTATAACTGGGCATGCTCACTCCTGCCGTGGTGGAGGCGATGGCGGTGATCTGATAGGAGGAGCCACAAGATAATCCGTTCACCTGACAGGATGTTCCCCTCGATTGACAGGCAGGGGGGCAATCGGTTCCGATCACGTTGACCGTATAGTTGGCAGCGTTGTTAGTGGACGACCAGGTGACAATGATGGAGGAGGCGTTGATCACACTTGCGGCCACATTCTCAGGCATACAGGGGGCTGCGAGAAAGTGTGAGAGCGATATTATATGCATGAGGATTTAGCAATGCAtaatgtgtttttgtcttttacctGTTTCTTGGGTCTGGACTTGGCAGGACAAGTTACACCCCTGGACATCATTGCAAGGAAAAACCCCAACCTTGTATTTGGTATTGCACTTGAGATCAGAGAGTACACACTCAGTTGAGCTGTCTTGACAAACCTCTGCATGGTTTGAAGGATCCAGGGCCTGCACCATGTACATGTCTACCCCTCTTTGCATTTCCCACATGATCTTGAGGGACTCCCAGGAAATCATTGACACAGAAACGTTTGTTGGACAGCATGGCACTATGAGAagtaatggaataaaaaaacagaaaatgtgatGCAAAGTTACTTTCAAGAACATACAGGAATGTCTTTGGAGTCTACATTACATACCAGTGGTTTTATTTAGGACAGGTCCTGGGGAACTGGTTCCAGCTTGGTTGTTGGCGAACACACTTATGATATACGAGTAGCCGCACTGGCAGCTGAAGGTACAGAATGTGCCAGTGGAGTTACACGTCTCTTCGATTCCGTCATCTCTCTTGCTGTAGGCCGTGTAATTGTCCGAATTTGAGACATTTTTCCAGGACAGGGAGCAGGTAGCATTTCCAAGGTCATCCACACTGATTGGATCTGGAGCACATGGGGCTGAGGAACAGAGGAAGGCAGTGGTGTGTTCAGGGGTAAAATTTTATAATGTGATCATTACTGAAATCATTCAATGAACTCAATTGGAGGAGCATTTAGAAAGGAAAGGAGGTCAAATCaagtgggaaaaaaagttgAAACAAAGATGTAAAAATACCAGACCAATGCAAAAAGATAAGATAACATTTAGTCTCGTGCAATCTGAACAAAAACACTCACCTGAAATGAAACGCAGTGGTGCTGAGGCTTGGCTGGGTCCAGCTTGGTTAAAGGCAGTAACGGATATTATATAGATCTCTCCACAACTCGGTTGACTCAAAATACAGGAATTTGATGTGGACGAGCAGTTCAGTCCAGCCGAGCTTGCCACATACAGACTTGCTCCCTTCACTGGATTCCAGGACACCAAAATATTCGGTGGTGTAGACTGCAGTACAATGGACTGAGGAGTCCCTGGAGCTGTGGACACAGATTTATTAATTACTGTttgtaacatttatggaaggagtctccagtaccaGCACTTTCAATCAAACCTTCAttagaaaataatcaataataaatacatttgttgattttttttccactgactTACAGCTCATCTGGTAGATGGTGACCGTATCCCCAGGCACATTGTCTTGACCCCAGGCAGTAGCACTGATGGTGTAGTTCGTGCCAGCCGTCAGGTTAGTAAAAGTCATGTTGGTGTTGCTGGTGTTGCTGCGTATTGTTGAGAATAAGCCTTCAGGGAAAAGGCTGATGGTGTACAGCACGGCATTTGGTACCGAAGGCCAGTATATGAAGATGCTGCTGTTACTGGGGGAGCTGCTGTTTAACTGAAGAGGGGGCAgcactaatcacacacacaaacaaagggGATGGAAGATGGAAGAAAGTCAATCATTTGGTTCATTGAACACCTATTAAAAGTCATGGGATGCATTTAAAGTACAAAATTCCTGATAAAGTTCTAATGGTTGTGATGAGGGGACATGGCTATCATTCCCAAAATTGAAACAAATGAATCGtttaatgcacaattttctGAGCAGCCGATTAGGTTTACATTTGACTGCAAGtactgtattgtgtgtataacTTTGTTTGTGATGTAGTCTTGAGTGTCTTGAAATCTACATGATACTATATGGtgaaaataaggggaaaaatgCAGGAATATTTCTTGAATTTTCTTGAAATGTGGAATAACACATCCGCCCTTAGACTTTTATGTATTGTAATTGAGCTCTCTGAACTGTTTCCTATCAGTGGTGATAACTCACATTAACGATCCTGTTCTGCCCATCCCCGGCTTAAAGCCACATCATTTCCTATATGCTCCAATAGCCTGGTTGCAAACAATACCCATTGTGACTCTTTTGTTAGATCTGCTTCTTACAGGTATCCTTCACGGATAATCGGAGCTCCACCATTAACACCACAAAAACCGCTTCCACCCAGTCTCCTGTGGTACTCTGCTATTATCGTGGGGCTGAGCTTCTTTTCAGCGTTTACCTGCGGGATGAGTTCATTTGCTGTAACTGTAACCTGATTGAGGCATATTACAGAAGCCGTGTGGAACAACGGTGGAACACTcagttacacacaaacacacacttatgccCTGGAGGTCAAAAATGAGCCACATCCTGATCCCTCTTTTTAACTCAGCAAGAAGATCAGGTGCCCTCCCCCCTGAGGCCCAGAGAATGTCCGACAGTGTGTGTGGATGAATGGACCGTTTCTTTTGGGGGATTTTCTATTCGTTCGAGTGTGGACAGAGAAGGAAGAATACCTGTCTTTACTTGGACTTGGAACGAAGGCTGGCTCCTGCCAGCGCTGTTGACAGACATGACGCTCACAATATAGTCGGTGTAAGGCTTCAAGCCGGACGCCGTCCCTGGAGAGCCTGCCACGGGCGTCTCGGACCACTTGCCGTCGCTGGTCTCGGTACGCAGGATGTACGAGGTGGCACCCGAGATTTGTGTGAAATCCACCGTGATGCTTTGGCTCTGTTTGGAGGAAGCCTTTGTAATGGTGGGGACATCAGGAGCTGCAGAGATATGAACAATAGTGTCTTTAATGCTGCATTGATATATATGAGATATTATGAGCATGTTGATTTTGAAGAATTCATTGAATTCTATTCAAGAAGTCCATTGAAACAAATAATGCATTCTTGCATAATAACTGGCCTTAGACCTTTTAGAACTGATTTGTTAGTGAACTTACTGGCCTAACTGGCCTTAGACCTATTTTCAAATGCTGTGAATAAACAGAATTCTTTATACTCATAACCAGGATCAGGATCAACATCCTAGACTGTAGATTTAACCTGatttatacatgtgtgtgtgtgtgtgtgtgtgtgtgtgtgtgtgtgtgtacatgcccGTTTTTCCATCCACGCTGGTATTAGCCAGGACATTCATGTTGATGTCCAGTGCCTCCACCTTAAAACTGTAGGCAGTGTTGGGGATTAGACTGTTGAGGGTGGCCATGACGGTGTTCGGGCCAACGGTGCTGTAGACCGGAGGTGCAGTGGAGTCAAGACGTGATGCTGAGAGCTTGTAGGAGGATGCGTCTGGATATTTGCTCCATTTCAGCGCTGCACTTTTAGAGGTGACCGTGTACACGCTTATTGTGATGCCAGTTCCTGAGgattagagagacagagagaggcagaTGGGAAGAcgcaggcagagagagagacatggagagaaaaatagaaagagacagagagacatgaAAAGAAGCATGAAAGTCGATACAAAGAGaaatggagtgagagagagacattgagagagagagagagagagagagagagagagagagagagagattgagacaTGGAGTGAGACAtagaaagagacacagagacatggAAAGAAATATAGAGACAGGCATGGGGAGACAGATAAAGATGGAAAGAgacattgaaagaaaaaaatgcactgttttcatttataatgcTATTTATATTATggatttatttcaatttatttattacctttatacgaatacatttatttagtatctaaaacaatatttttgccATCTTACTAGAAAATACAAATCTTACCTTGCACAACATTCTGTAAacaggaaaatgaaaaaaaaaacataaatgtgaaATCTTAATATTATAATCCcagaattataataataattattttttaataattgcaaACATACCTGTGCAAAAATTCCAAATAAAAACAGCCACACCGTCACACCGATTCCTTCCATTCTCTCCAAAATTGTTGTTATATTCTTCTCTCTGTTatatatctctctttctctcttgtcttatgtctgtatgtatattGCATTTTCTTGCCGCTTGTTGAAATATCTGAAATTGGCCCCGCCTCTTTGGGAaagcaaccaatcagaggagaaGGAGTTCAGCACCTGAAGGCAGGTGGACAAGGCAGAGGGAAGAGGAACCTTTGGGTTGCTGTAataatgtatgtaaattttttttttttgattgacaAACATGGATGTAATAAAGTATGACTTTAAATGATTAATGGAATGGTACATACGTGCTGcccaataataatgaaaaatgattaataaacaaataataatattaataataataataatcatcatcatcatcatcatcatcatcgcaaAGAACAGAACCACAAACTTtctaaatagacaaataaatatatatatttttaagtttcCTGCTTAATcaaatgtcatttaaaattcatttggctgttattattattattattattattattagtagtagtagtagtagtagtagttgttgtagtagtagtagttataatttaataaaaagttataCTTATTATTTGCTTAGATGCTTAGATCTTAGATTTCTTTTTGTTCCTAATTGTTTACTGATTTTAGTTTGTacagtaataaatatatgtcccagaataaatgtttgtgtggatttaatagcttttttgttgttgttgttgttgttgttgttgttgtttcattCCATTATGGCCGACTTAGGAgatgaaattgatttggtcaaagatacacttacaaagacatttacaagaacatttgcgatttctttcctgtagaatttgcacaaaaacacatctGCCTTCTCTTCGAAATCCCCAGGAAGACGTTAATGCACAGAGAAATAGacagaaatgaacagaaaaccTAGGATAGTTTTATGAGGTTAaatctgctagagatgatgtatgcgggcggtgctgctgtggctacagtgaaaggagacatgatgaattgtgttcattgggtttctttaGAAATTACATTCAATCttgctgtatgagattcctgtctgtgctgcagcgctctgttctactgcatttctctataatattttcttttatagccGGGGAgttataatgatggtattaagaagtggattgtcaggtaggacaccactgaaggcctcgGGGTGAACATGCAACTTGtagctgatatatatatattcaatcctaaatgagaggaaccaaacttcCATTAAAATATAATGAGGTTTGGGATATAATGCATCATTTAGACATTTATTATCTAAGTTGTTTCTATGaagaaatgacatttttgtaggaaatttgtttgttttggcacTGTGCTCCACTGTACTGTAGGAACGCTAGTCTCACGCGGACGCGCACGCAAACGCGCGCGCACACTAATGACGCAATTACGTATTCGGAGCCTgggcgtttaaaaaaaaaaaaaaaaaagcaaaatggcaGCTGGGACAGATCACGGACTAAAGAAAATAGTTTGGCAACGTAAGTTTATTTGGTtatgaaatgtgttttaaagatGCTGCGtatagattatttagtagaggTTCCTCCACGTATTGTTTATTAAAGACCTTCAAAATATCCGTAAATATAAATACGGAAGTTTCCGGTACGTGCAATGGAAAGGCAGCAACAGTGTTTCCTGTTGTGTTCTGACATCACTTTTCAAAACACTTTAAttagtaaatattattattattattattgtcttttttgttttaattcgcAGTCTGTTGCACTTTAATCAACCTCTGTTTCCGTCGGCAGAACTACGTGGCTTAACTGTTACTTATTTTACTCAAATATTCAGTGTGTTAATTAattcaaaatgtaattgtaatgcaaaataaaattaaaaactagAGCTGTCATGGAAATtgggaaaagaaccacataagtGCATGAATACGCACATTCTATACGCAGTATAAACAACACCCTTCGCATGCGCGTATAAATATGCATAATATATGCTGATTGGGCGTGTCCTAATTACATATGCATGCATATTCATAAGCaaaataatttgtgttttttttatgccttttttgttgttattttacattaattatcttattaaacttattaaaattttactttgtcagcacaataataaaaaaaggaataaagtcACTATGTTGTAATTATTTtggtttaataacatttttggtttaaagcagaaaaaggagaagaaacagctttttttttgtttctgagtgaaaagagaaaaaatttattcatgaataaatataattatataataaataaattataaatggtaaatataatatagcgctcttcgtgcagcacgcagtctaaTAAACAAATCACAGATACGACACGAAACAATTTTCTGAACATCTCAAACAAAAGTATTGATTTTAATTAATAGCataagtcatgtactgatgtaggtaaggaggcctggggtgcagtcagtgttcacatttatcatgttcagtagctctatagcaggagatcttccactccaacccatggaaagtagatcttcatgggttggctttgtgcacaggagcattgacatgctggaacaggtttgagtctcgtggttcaagtgaagggagaatttaTTTCTAGCACATCCGAAGACGTCCTAAACAATCCACGTTTTATGGGAAAGgtttgcagaagaaccacatatggatggcaaaggctggtgtcccaatactttttggaTTTCagtgtattaattatttatttatttgttattttttcgtGACCACACAGGAATTAAGGACACTATTATCGCAGACTGCAGGAAATCGGAAGTATGGAAGGTGAGTGGACGTCTTCAATCTAAATTTCAATCGCAAAACAAATCATACAGTTTGCTAAAAAAATTCCTTCATTGCCTAGATTGACACatttcctgtttgtgtgtgtgtgtgtgtgtgtgtgtgtgtgtgtgtgtgtgtgtgtgtcctttgtATGCTCTTCATGTAGATCATGATGCTGGACAGCTTCACCACACGGCTGCTGTCGTCGTGCTGCAAAATGTCCGACCTGATGTCCGAAGGCATCACGAGTAAGCGCGGGAAGGTCACATGGGTCAAATGCTTTACTCCGATTGGCCAGCAGGAGTCCATtagaattcattttattattttatattcatccaGAATGCACTCTGGTGTTTTAATTCGTTCTAGTGCCACCAATTAACagtaatgatgatgagtgtgtgtgtgtgtgtgtgtgtgtgtgtgtttgtgtgtgtgtcctgttttGCAGTTGTGGAGGATTTGTTCAAAAGCAGAGAGCCGGTTCTGGAGATGAAGGCCATCTACTTCATGTCTCCTACTGCCAAGGTCTGTACTGTACGATCAgctaatttgtgtgtgtatattgtgttaaTTTATTGTGTAAAGAAAATTAGTCATTCCTTTCTGTGTTGtcgttaatgtgtgtgtttttttgccaaCAGTGTGTGGATGCATTCATAAATGACTTCAAGCTCAAACCCAAGTATAAATCTGCGTACATCTACTTCACCGACTGTAAGTGTTTATGCCCTATGCTGGACGTTTCCCCACGAAACACACccctgtgtgtatttgtaggATTTCAGGGTTTCCGCAGAGTCTTAAATTTGAACCCTGAAACCCTGGATTTGGATCGGAAAGTCCTTCAAAAATCTCTCGTCTCCtgcaaatgtgtttaatgtaattttgCAGGAAACGACTTCTTCCACGATGTATTCTATACCCTGctgtatggacaaatgtttgtggacacctgataataagattggtatgtgctcttctttttgaacatcccattccacatctggtctccatttgtgctcattcagacattagtaaagtctggtTTGGAGGTTCCTgagaaggttcctggggtgcagtcagcgttcatcccaaatgtgtttaatagggttggagttctacagcaggagatctttcactccaacccatggagagcagatcttcatggagctggctttgtgcacaggattgTACATTGTCATGGAACAgatttgtgtctcctagttcaagcgaatgaaaaattttattctaccacatccagaaACGATCGTGTGCCCACAGGTTTGTGGGAATATTTTAGAgtaagaagcacatatgggtggaacagtcaggtgtccaaatacttttgtccatataatgtacattgtgttttttcttttcttttttgtaatgtaatgatTCATTATTTCATTCCCAGATTGTCCGGATGACCTTTTCAACAAAATGAAACTGTTCTGTGCAAAGTACATCAAAGTGTGTAAAGAGATCAACATCTCCTTCCTGCCCTTAGAGACTCAAGTAAGTAGGAGATCTTTATTGCTCCGAACTCTCCAGTGTGTGTCGCTTGCAGGCTTCGCACTTCCTCTGTCAGAATCAGAATCGGAAATcagagctttattgccaagaatgtttgcacttacaaggaatttgttttggggacagaagcttccagttgcactgtttttttttttgtttgttttttttaatgaaaaaaaaaatgtaaaagttattgcacattttttataaagaaaataaattgagTATTAGTGCACAAAACAAAGTACAGATTTTGATCAGTAAAATGTGGAGACTTCGCTTCCgtatgcagactcgtcaccgTCATCAATGAGGTCTGTAGAGGTGCAGTAGAGGGAGAAGAGCAGTGGGGAGAGAACACATCCCTGGGGGACACCAGTGTTGATAGTACGGCTGTTTGATCCACTGACAGGTGGAGCTCAGAACAG from Silurus meridionalis isolate SWU-2019-XX chromosome 16, ASM1480568v1, whole genome shotgun sequence encodes the following:
- the LOC124399165 gene encoding fibronectin type III domain-containing protein 7-like is translated as MSVNSAGRSQPSFQVQVKTVLPPLQLNSSSPSNSSIFIYWPSVPNAVLYTISLFPEGLFSTIRSNTSNTNMTFTNLTAGTNYTISATAWGQDNVPGDTVTIYQMSSPGTPQSIVLQSTPPNILVSWNPVKGASLYVASSAGLNCSSTSNSCILSQPSCGEIYIISVTAFNQAGPSQASAPLRFISAPCAPDPISVDDLGNATCSLSWKNVSNSDNYTAYSKRDDGIEETCNSTGTFCTFSCQCGYSYIISVFANNQAGTSSPGPVLNKTTVPCCPTNVSVSMISWESLKIMWEMQRGVDMYMVQALDPSNHAEVCQDSSTECVLSDLKCNTKYKVGVFPCNDVQGCNLSCQVQTQETAPCMPENVAASVINASSIIVTWSSTNNAANYTVNVIGTDCPPACQSRGTSCQVNGLSCGSSYQITAIASTTAGVSMPSYSVFYHTAPCCPATLNIFPVSQAMSNVMWSTSQGAQYFIASLTSSQGNATCHTTQTSCLMGCITCGTNYTVSLQAINSRGNTSVCTYRGFSYSECCPSRIRLYTRSNNTLRVSWSSSNSFSNFTAQVTGGGRVYTCSPIPGQSMCDVSEVTCGNVYSVMVAPLNPDGFSVTFCPSRTYFVYCSGSSVGMVLYRGKRSLD